A single window of Thalassoroseus pseudoceratinae DNA harbors:
- a CDS encoding TAXI family TRAP transporter solute-binding subunit has product MSKMIHLRIGPVIERAESLVDRVQQELPTHAGLSGVAIGVRDAAREAEHVARQIRKPWGLHRLPVIFLALTLLFFSLWLYFRFFHVSTLKIALPVRDAVALHDRVAGGGRVKFSQVDVLGSRESVAKLESGEADVAFVQGGISIPRDLPRLSIPNTETLLFFLRDGIESTQDVRKILTSFPDQGSHTVARDIVALWGTSDRVEYNHQWREMTRNPEFNIPNDIDAALVVKDLTSDETLAGIRRIRQAGFRLASTELGARFARLNYITPREIPAGYLLASPSTPTEPVECFTVSAFLVARADLTPRLFAEAAKLLDTNPNTLTDFGFEPTVRESIGMFEGIEAFLSILVYIGLAFLALMGLEVTTYRRRFNELNTLISLISMHQSNKDVLGVQDAERRREFLLYLGLCSDLLGLISVITGYYSQENPSLLYNKLLEIIHHRSSGLKLNIQLKILHAGLSTESLGGQ; this is encoded by the coding sequence ATGAGCAAAATGATTCATTTGCGAATCGGTCCAGTGATCGAACGCGCCGAGAGCCTGGTGGATCGGGTGCAACAGGAACTCCCGACGCACGCCGGATTGAGTGGTGTTGCCATCGGAGTTCGAGACGCCGCTCGGGAAGCCGAACACGTGGCTCGGCAAATTCGGAAACCGTGGGGGTTGCACCGTCTCCCCGTCATTTTCTTGGCGCTCACACTTCTGTTTTTCAGCTTGTGGCTGTATTTCCGGTTCTTTCACGTCTCGACACTGAAAATCGCGTTGCCGGTTCGTGATGCCGTGGCGTTGCACGATCGTGTCGCAGGTGGCGGACGCGTCAAGTTTAGTCAAGTCGATGTGCTCGGTTCGCGGGAAAGCGTTGCGAAGCTCGAATCCGGTGAAGCCGATGTTGCATTTGTGCAAGGCGGCATTTCGATCCCTCGCGATCTGCCTCGCTTGAGTATCCCCAATACGGAAACCCTGTTGTTCTTCCTACGGGACGGGATTGAGAGCACGCAAGATGTCCGGAAGATTCTGACATCCTTTCCCGACCAAGGCAGCCATACGGTGGCTCGTGATATCGTTGCGTTGTGGGGAACATCCGATCGTGTGGAGTACAACCATCAATGGCGTGAGATGACTCGCAATCCCGAGTTCAATATACCGAACGACATCGACGCAGCGTTGGTTGTCAAGGATCTCACAAGCGACGAAACGCTTGCGGGCATCCGACGCATCCGTCAAGCGGGGTTTCGATTGGCTTCGACGGAACTTGGGGCTCGGTTCGCTCGATTAAACTACATCACGCCGCGTGAGATTCCCGCCGGTTACCTGTTGGCTAGCCCTTCGACACCCACCGAACCTGTTGAGTGCTTTACAGTCTCCGCATTCTTGGTGGCCCGAGCGGATCTCACACCGCGTCTCTTTGCGGAAGCCGCGAAACTGCTCGATACCAACCCGAATACGCTTACTGATTTTGGTTTCGAGCCGACCGTTCGGGAGTCGATTGGGATGTTTGAAGGGATCGAAGCATTTCTCAGCATTCTGGTTTACATCGGACTTGCATTCCTGGCGCTCATGGGGTTGGAGGTCACAACGTATCGCCGCCGGTTCAATGAACTCAACACGCTCATTAGTTTGATCAGTATGCATCAGAGCAACAAAGACGTTCTCGGCGTGCAAGATGCAGAACGACGTCGCGAATTCCTGTTGTATCTCGGATTGTGCAGCGACTTACTCGGCCTCATTAGTGTGATCACCGGCTACTATTCGCAAGAAAACCCCTCACTGCTTTACAACAAATTGCTTGAAATCATTCATCATCGCAGCAGTGGTTTGAAGCTCAATATCCAATTGAAGATTCTGCACGCGGGGCTCTCGACGGAATCGCTTGGTGGTCAATAA
- a CDS encoding BBP7 family outer membrane beta-barrel protein, with product MKANKRLFAWIVGIWALSSSAASQAQDFALLWDRTPAAEDIYVELDALFLARDETNGTTIAALNSRGQVGRPDVLVSEEVHFDLESGFRIAAGAALSERQSLEAVYFGINDWTGDRASVTRPINSGLRITAASLAIQNFATRVSASGESELHNGELNLRHRLRDCSCTLQTTLITGFRFIHFGDQFDVFALAPQPGPAIATEQNTVETDNYNIGLQLGGVLDWHVKNFTLSATVKGLMYANAYDSVATNTLNDPNGFFRPGQTSRVTQNDDGDVEFGVGADLGIQGSYWLTEQLSVRAGYHLIVLGSQAMGSQQLPGTAVAPALGANTPNRLSETTDALFHGPSFGVVYAW from the coding sequence ATGAAAGCCAATAAACGGCTGTTCGCGTGGATCGTTGGCATCTGGGCGTTGAGCTCTTCTGCTGCCAGTCAGGCACAGGATTTCGCATTGCTCTGGGACCGAACTCCAGCGGCGGAAGACATTTACGTTGAGCTGGACGCCTTGTTTCTCGCACGAGACGAGACCAACGGTACAACCATTGCAGCTCTGAACAGTCGCGGACAGGTCGGACGACCGGACGTGCTGGTGTCCGAGGAAGTGCATTTCGATCTTGAAAGCGGCTTTCGCATCGCTGCGGGTGCTGCCCTGTCTGAGCGGCAATCACTCGAAGCAGTCTATTTCGGCATCAATGACTGGACGGGCGACCGAGCCAGTGTGACGCGGCCGATCAATTCGGGATTGCGGATCACGGCGGCGTCGTTAGCCATCCAGAACTTCGCGACACGCGTGTCGGCCAGTGGCGAATCGGAATTACACAATGGAGAATTGAATCTCCGACATCGTCTGCGGGATTGCTCCTGTACGTTGCAAACCACGTTAATCACCGGTTTCCGCTTCATTCACTTCGGTGATCAGTTCGACGTGTTTGCTCTCGCTCCGCAACCGGGGCCGGCAATCGCCACGGAGCAGAACACCGTCGAGACCGACAACTACAACATCGGCCTCCAACTCGGTGGTGTGCTGGACTGGCATGTGAAGAACTTCACGCTGTCCGCAACTGTCAAAGGCTTGATGTACGCGAACGCTTACGACTCCGTCGCAACGAACACTCTCAACGATCCGAATGGGTTTTTCCGTCCGGGCCAAACGAGTCGGGTCACACAGAACGACGACGGCGATGTGGAATTCGGCGTCGGAGCCGACTTGGGAATTCAAGGTTCCTATTGGTTGACCGAACAACTTTCCGTGCGAGCAGGTTATCACCTGATTGTTCTGGGAAGTCAGGCGATGGGTTCCCAACAACTGCCTGGCACCGCAGTCGCTCCCGCATTAGGAGCAAACACCCCGAACCGGCTGAGTGAAACAACCGATGCGTTGTTCCATGGTCCTTCATTCGGCGTGGTCTACGCTTGGTAA
- a CDS encoding sulfatase family protein: MISRLGLLVLLCSLSMDRIPIAAAERPNVIFFLSDDQRADFLSCAGHPILKTPNIDALAGRGTRFRNAFVTTSICAASRATLFTGLWERSHKYTFGTPPIAEELIADSYPARLKQSGYRTGFVGKFGVGVPRSAPKQMFDSFVSLNRNPYFKKQADGSTRHLTDLTGDKAIEFLRSCDADQSFCLSVSFNASHAEDSDKKDHYPWPPTEDGLYEDVTIPPPLIEMDFHKQLPKFLQTSMNRDRFYWRWDTPEKYQKNVKAYYRMITGLDRNIGRVLAALDELGRMENTVVVFMGDNGYYKGSRGFAGKWSHYEESLRVPLVVADFRQKPQARVADQMALNVDVPATILDYAIGKIPDRYQGRSLKPIVQGQSPSDWRTDFFCEHLMDRAEIPKWEGVRGDRYVYARYFQHLPEGEFLHDLKTDPEQRINLVGDPKSKEILEQMRKRCDELRDERGGEYTQAKFPTQRYLKSLRNSK; encoded by the coding sequence ATGATAAGTCGACTTGGTTTGCTGGTACTTCTGTGTTCTCTCAGCATGGATCGGATTCCGATTGCAGCGGCTGAGCGTCCGAATGTGATCTTCTTTCTCTCCGATGACCAACGGGCGGACTTTCTCTCGTGTGCCGGGCATCCGATTTTGAAGACTCCGAACATCGACGCACTTGCCGGTCGCGGCACGCGGTTCCGGAATGCGTTTGTCACGACGAGTATCTGCGCTGCGAGTCGCGCGACGTTGTTCACAGGGTTGTGGGAACGCAGTCACAAATACACATTCGGAACGCCACCGATCGCCGAGGAATTGATCGCCGACAGTTATCCGGCTCGATTGAAGCAATCCGGTTATCGCACGGGTTTTGTGGGCAAATTTGGTGTGGGAGTTCCCCGCAGTGCGCCTAAGCAAATGTTTGATTCGTTTGTCTCGTTGAATCGCAATCCGTATTTCAAGAAACAAGCCGACGGAAGTACCCGCCATCTGACGGACCTCACCGGAGACAAAGCAATCGAGTTCCTTCGGTCATGCGATGCGGATCAATCGTTTTGCTTGTCGGTCAGTTTCAATGCCTCGCACGCGGAGGATAGTGACAAGAAAGATCATTACCCGTGGCCGCCCACTGAAGACGGCCTGTATGAAGATGTCACGATTCCGCCACCACTCATCGAAATGGATTTTCATAAACAGTTGCCGAAATTCCTTCAGACTTCGATGAATCGTGATCGGTTTTACTGGCGATGGGACACGCCCGAGAAGTATCAGAAGAACGTCAAAGCCTATTACCGGATGATTACAGGTTTAGATCGCAACATTGGTCGTGTGTTGGCGGCACTTGACGAATTGGGACGGATGGAGAACACCGTCGTCGTGTTCATGGGAGACAATGGTTACTACAAGGGCTCACGTGGGTTTGCAGGCAAGTGGAGTCATTATGAAGAGTCGCTCCGTGTGCCGCTGGTCGTTGCTGACTTCCGTCAAAAACCACAGGCTCGTGTTGCCGATCAGATGGCTTTGAACGTCGATGTACCGGCTACGATTCTCGATTACGCAATCGGCAAGATTCCAGACCGATACCAAGGCCGTAGTCTCAAGCCGATTGTTCAAGGCCAATCACCATCGGATTGGCGAACCGACTTCTTCTGCGAACACTTGATGGATCGGGCGGAAATTCCCAAGTGGGAGGGCGTCCGCGGAGACCGTTATGTCTACGCCCGGTACTTCCAACACTTGCCCGAGGGAGAATTCTTGCACGACTTGAAAACCGATCCCGAACAGCGAATCAATCTGGTCGGCGATCCCAAGTCGAAGGAAATTCTCGAACAAATGCGGAAGCGATGTGACGAACTTCGCGACGAACGCGGCGGTGAGTACACGCAGGCCAAATTCCCGACACAGCGATATTTGAAGTCGCTTCGGAACTCGAAATAG
- a CDS encoding N(4)-(beta-N-acetylglucosaminyl)-L-asparaginase, giving the protein MISIASANGLEATKLAYERMQHGVDPLDAVVAGVSLVEDDPNDTSVGYGGIPNEGGEVELDAAVMHGPTQRAGAVAAMKNIRYASAVAKLVMEHSDHVLIAGDGALQFAKAFGFEEENLLTERARKIWLYWKQTLSPRGDWLPPAIEDVDPEVAKFFRLEQRRTPEEQALAATEQPWSRPTGTIHCSAMNSDGDISCTTSTSGLAFKLPGRVGDSPIPGAGLFCDNAVGSCGSTGRGEANLIHASSATAVELMRAGQSPKEAGLELLQRISDRTESRLRDKSGRPNFGLKLYLLAKNGDHGGVSLWGPATYAVTDANGTRLEPCVSLYDRDQKS; this is encoded by the coding sequence GTGATTTCAATTGCCTCCGCAAACGGATTGGAAGCCACGAAGTTGGCCTACGAACGGATGCAACATGGTGTGGACCCGTTGGATGCCGTGGTCGCAGGGGTTTCGTTGGTCGAAGATGACCCGAACGACACCAGTGTGGGTTATGGCGGGATTCCGAATGAAGGGGGCGAAGTTGAACTCGATGCCGCCGTGATGCACGGCCCAACTCAGCGAGCCGGAGCGGTCGCAGCGATGAAGAACATTCGCTACGCCAGCGCGGTTGCGAAGTTGGTCATGGAGCACAGCGATCATGTGTTGATTGCCGGCGACGGTGCTTTGCAGTTTGCGAAAGCATTTGGTTTCGAGGAAGAAAACCTTCTCACCGAACGAGCCCGTAAGATTTGGCTGTACTGGAAACAGACACTTTCACCACGAGGAGATTGGCTGCCACCGGCGATCGAAGATGTTGACCCGGAAGTGGCCAAATTCTTTCGCCTGGAACAACGTCGCACACCGGAGGAACAAGCCCTCGCCGCCACCGAACAACCTTGGTCCCGACCAACCGGAACTATTCATTGCTCCGCGATGAACTCCGATGGCGATATTTCTTGCACCACGAGCACAAGCGGATTGGCGTTTAAACTTCCCGGACGTGTCGGAGACAGCCCCATTCCGGGTGCCGGTTTGTTCTGTGATAACGCGGTCGGTTCTTGCGGCAGCACCGGTCGTGGTGAAGCCAATCTGATCCACGCCTCAAGTGCTACCGCAGTCGAATTGATGCGAGCAGGCCAATCTCCCAAAGAAGCTGGATTGGAACTCCTGCAACGCATCTCCGATCGAACCGAATCCCGACTCCGTGACAAATCCGGGCGGCCGAATTTCGGGCTTAAACTCTATCTGCTCGCGAAGAACGGCGACCATGGGGGAGTGTCGCTTTGGGGGCCAGCAACGTACGCGGTCACGGATGCCAACGGCACGCGATTGGAACCCTGCGTCTCACTCTATGATCGAGACCAGAAATCCTAA
- a CDS encoding thiamine phosphate synthase, with protein MRISWTAGALRAFERARESSASRNHDTIEPTDLLWALWCEETRAAEILGQWAIEKQQIRDICGIETECVPSLEDARGDFPPPSSDLLAVRQAASELLAKVGGSTEIGTEFLLWGLFEVDSTVSTALRDWGITAAELTKSICRSSGITTEPIAVDFELESASVEESEPTPLITKETDDGIERLLDAAANRAREGLRVVEDAVRFLFNDRSLTERLKAWRHDLRTACGELDSDRMLASRNTTGDVGTTVQTTAEFHRQSVRDIVTANFKRTQEALRSLEEFGKLRSAKLGHQFEQLRYRLYTLEKDVLQTVPLTSGSVPNRLRDRHLYVLLTEAACQPHSWEEVIEALSQSDLARQTIVQIREKSMSDRDLLDYARRVRQLTQERDMLLIMNDRPDLAVLCDADGVHVGQEELSVQETRRILGPNRLVGVSTHTIEQARIAVNDGADYIGVGPVFTSKTKSFSAFAGLEFVRQVTAEINIPWYPIGGIGLDNIGAVIEAGARSVAVCNGICGVNDPAETATQILHQLTQTESE; from the coding sequence GTGAGAATCTCTTGGACAGCCGGTGCACTGCGAGCCTTCGAGCGGGCTCGGGAATCGTCGGCTTCGCGAAATCATGACACCATCGAACCCACCGACTTACTCTGGGCATTATGGTGTGAAGAGACCCGCGCAGCGGAAATCCTGGGACAATGGGCGATCGAGAAACAGCAGATTCGCGACATTTGTGGAATCGAAACCGAATGCGTCCCTTCGCTAGAAGATGCCCGTGGAGATTTTCCGCCCCCCAGTTCTGACCTGCTTGCGGTTCGGCAGGCGGCATCGGAGTTGCTTGCCAAGGTTGGTGGCTCGACGGAGATCGGCACCGAGTTTTTGCTGTGGGGTCTTTTCGAGGTGGACTCAACGGTCTCGACAGCCCTGCGAGATTGGGGAATCACGGCCGCGGAACTAACGAAGTCTATTTGCCGTAGCTCGGGAATCACCACCGAACCGATCGCCGTCGATTTTGAACTCGAATCCGCTTCGGTCGAAGAATCGGAACCGACACCTCTCATCACAAAGGAGACCGATGACGGAATCGAACGTCTACTCGATGCCGCCGCGAATCGGGCTCGCGAAGGATTGCGTGTCGTCGAGGACGCTGTTCGATTCCTGTTCAACGATCGTTCCCTAACCGAACGATTGAAGGCGTGGCGTCACGATTTGCGAACAGCGTGCGGCGAATTGGATTCGGATCGCATGCTGGCATCACGCAATACCACAGGCGATGTCGGCACAACTGTGCAAACAACTGCCGAATTCCACCGCCAATCGGTCCGCGACATTGTCACCGCGAACTTCAAACGCACGCAGGAAGCATTGCGATCGCTTGAAGAGTTCGGCAAACTGCGATCCGCGAAGCTCGGTCATCAATTCGAGCAATTGCGGTATCGACTCTACACGTTGGAGAAGGATGTGCTGCAAACGGTCCCGCTAACTTCCGGCAGCGTTCCCAACCGGCTTCGGGATCGGCACCTCTATGTCTTGCTCACCGAAGCGGCTTGCCAACCGCATTCGTGGGAGGAGGTCATTGAAGCCCTTTCGCAAAGTGATCTTGCTCGGCAGACGATTGTGCAAATTCGGGAAAAGTCGATGTCCGATCGCGATCTCCTGGACTATGCCCGCCGTGTTCGTCAGTTGACCCAGGAGCGGGACATGCTGCTGATCATGAATGACCGACCGGATTTGGCCGTGCTGTGTGATGCCGACGGTGTGCATGTCGGACAGGAAGAACTGAGTGTGCAAGAGACGCGACGAATTCTTGGCCCGAACCGCTTGGTAGGCGTCTCCACGCACACGATTGAACAAGCTCGGATCGCAGTCAACGACGGTGCCGACTACATCGGTGTTGGACCTGTATTCACATCGAAGACCAAAAGCTTCTCGGCATTTGCGGGGTTGGAGTTTGTTCGTCAGGTCACCGCCGAGATCAACATTCCCTGGTATCCCATTGGTGGCATCGGTCTGGACAACATTGGGGCCGTGATCGAGGCGGGAGCCCGGAGCGTCGCGGTTTGCAACGGAATTTGCGGCGTGAACGATCCCGCGGAAACCGCCACACAGATCCTTCATCAATTGACGCAAACCGAATCGGAGTAG
- a CDS encoding ATP-dependent Clp protease ATP-binding subunit yields the protein MYERFTDRARKVMQLANQEAQRFNHEYIGTEHILLGLVKEGSGVAANVLKNLDVDLRKIRLEVEKIVQSGPDMVTMGKLPQTPRAKKVIEYAMEEARNLNHNYVGTEHLLLGLLREQEGVAAQVLMNLGLKLEDVRDEVLNLLGHNEGGEGVSERAGSSSSGKSSKSKTPALDSFGRDLTELARQTKLDPVIGRSDEIERVIQILCRRQKNNPVLLGEAGVGKTAIVEGFAQMVVNGEVPDLLRDRRIVVLDLAMMVAGTKYRGQFEERIKAVMNEVRRAKNVILFIDELHTLVGAGGAEGAIDASNVLKPALSRGELQCIGATTLDEYRKYIEKDSALERRFQNVVVEPPSADQTVQILKGLRDRYEAHHRVQITDDALEKAVELSTRYITARCLPDKAIDVIDEAGARIRLKSMVRPPDLKELDEDIERLNQSKEEAVANQDFEKAASLRDQADKLKKKKEKLTRDWREKSKETDGVVDAEVVAEVVARMTGIPLMRLSSEDTVRLLQMEKELHKRVISQDEAITQVAKAVRRARSGLKDPKRPTGAFLFSGPTGVGKTLLAKTLAEFMFGEEEALIQIDMSEYQEKHNVSRLIGAPPGYVGYEEGGQLTEKIRRRPYAVVLLDEIEKAHHEVYNMLLQIMEEGHLTDSFGRKVDFKNVVLIMTTNVGSSATAHGTAFGFQKADQDSSYGKMKEGVMHELQNAFRPEFLGRLDEVVVFRKLTRDELKEIVEIELSKVRERLAEQRGVRLELTDEAKEFLIDRGDEGGQQLDYGARPLRRSVERYIEDPLSEELLRGSFDDDNLITVTVKEVGEQKQLDFVGSNEPTEEPVAVGAGEGENSGE from the coding sequence ATGTATGAACGATTTACGGACCGGGCGCGGAAGGTCATGCAGTTGGCCAATCAGGAGGCCCAACGGTTCAACCATGAATATATCGGTACTGAGCACATCCTGCTGGGGCTTGTGAAAGAGGGCTCCGGGGTTGCCGCCAATGTACTGAAAAATTTGGACGTCGATCTACGGAAAATCCGTCTGGAAGTGGAAAAAATTGTCCAATCGGGGCCGGATATGGTCACGATGGGCAAATTGCCACAAACTCCGCGAGCGAAGAAAGTCATCGAATATGCGATGGAAGAAGCTCGCAATCTGAATCACAACTACGTCGGCACCGAGCATTTGCTGCTCGGCCTGTTGCGAGAGCAAGAAGGCGTTGCGGCACAAGTCCTGATGAATCTTGGACTTAAGCTTGAAGATGTTCGCGACGAAGTGCTAAACCTGCTCGGCCATAATGAAGGTGGCGAAGGTGTCAGCGAGCGGGCCGGTTCCAGTTCGTCCGGTAAGAGCAGCAAGAGCAAGACCCCAGCTCTCGATAGTTTCGGCCGTGACCTGACCGAACTGGCTCGGCAAACGAAACTCGACCCCGTCATCGGTCGGTCGGATGAGATCGAGCGAGTCATTCAGATTCTCTGCCGTCGTCAGAAGAACAACCCCGTGTTGCTCGGGGAAGCCGGTGTCGGGAAGACCGCCATCGTCGAAGGCTTCGCTCAGATGGTCGTTAACGGCGAAGTTCCGGACTTGCTCCGCGATCGCCGAATCGTTGTGCTTGACCTCGCCATGATGGTCGCCGGTACAAAATACCGTGGCCAATTTGAAGAACGCATCAAAGCCGTGATGAACGAAGTTCGTCGGGCGAAGAACGTGATTCTGTTCATCGACGAATTGCACACCTTGGTTGGTGCTGGTGGTGCGGAAGGGGCAATCGACGCTTCCAACGTGCTCAAGCCGGCATTGTCTCGGGGGGAGTTGCAGTGCATCGGTGCGACCACACTCGACGAGTATCGTAAATACATCGAGAAAGACAGTGCTCTCGAGCGACGTTTCCAAAATGTCGTTGTCGAGCCACCGTCCGCTGATCAAACTGTGCAGATTCTCAAAGGCTTGCGGGATCGGTATGAAGCACACCACCGAGTGCAGATCACCGACGATGCTTTGGAGAAAGCTGTCGAACTTTCGACGCGGTACATTACCGCTCGGTGTTTGCCGGACAAGGCGATTGACGTCATCGACGAAGCCGGTGCCCGCATTCGGCTCAAGAGCATGGTGCGGCCTCCCGATTTGAAGGAACTCGATGAAGACATCGAACGGCTGAACCAATCCAAAGAAGAAGCGGTTGCCAATCAAGATTTCGAGAAGGCCGCGTCGCTTCGGGATCAAGCCGACAAACTGAAGAAGAAGAAAGAAAAGCTCACTCGCGATTGGCGGGAAAAGAGCAAAGAAACCGATGGCGTGGTCGATGCGGAAGTCGTCGCCGAAGTGGTTGCCCGAATGACCGGCATCCCACTGATGCGACTCTCCAGCGAAGACACCGTTCGGCTGCTCCAAATGGAGAAAGAACTCCACAAACGCGTGATTAGCCAAGACGAAGCCATCACTCAGGTGGCGAAAGCGGTCCGGCGAGCACGGTCGGGTCTGAAAGATCCCAAACGGCCCACGGGTGCGTTCTTGTTCTCCGGTCCAACCGGGGTCGGGAAAACGTTGCTCGCGAAAACGCTGGCGGAATTCATGTTCGGTGAGGAAGAGGCCCTCATCCAAATCGACATGAGTGAATACCAAGAGAAGCACAACGTCAGCCGACTGATCGGGGCACCTCCCGGATACGTGGGCTACGAAGAAGGTGGGCAGCTCACGGAGAAAATCCGTCGGCGTCCTTATGCGGTGGTCTTGCTCGACGAAATCGAGAAAGCTCACCACGAAGTTTACAACATGCTTCTTCAAATCATGGAAGAAGGGCATTTGACCGACAGTTTCGGTCGTAAGGTGGACTTCAAGAACGTCGTGTTGATCATGACCACCAACGTGGGTTCGTCCGCGACTGCACACGGAACGGCATTCGGGTTCCAGAAAGCCGATCAGGATTCTTCCTACGGCAAAATGAAAGAAGGCGTGATGCACGAGTTGCAAAATGCTTTCCGTCCCGAGTTCCTGGGGCGTTTGGACGAAGTCGTTGTGTTCCGTAAACTGACCCGTGACGAACTGAAAGAGATCGTGGAAATCGAACTCAGCAAAGTTCGCGAACGACTCGCCGAACAGCGAGGCGTGCGTCTCGAACTGACCGATGAAGCGAAAGAATTCTTGATCGATCGCGGCGACGAAGGCGGTCAACAACTCGACTATGGTGCTCGACCGCTGCGACGCAGTGTCGAACGCTACATCGAAGACCCGCTCAGTGAAGAGTTGCTGCGTGGTTCATTCGACGACGATAACTTGATCACCGTGACCGTCAAAGAAGTTGGCGAGCAAAAGCAACTCGACTTCGTCGGTTCCAACGAACCTACCGAAGAACCGGTAGCCGTCGGGGCTGGTGAAGGCGAAAACTCGGGCGAGTAA
- a CDS encoding sulfatase-like hydrolase/transferase produces the protein MLTRFILLIAVSVCFGGSAFSAERPNILFILADDVGQEVLGCYGGQSYATPHLDELARTGMMFRHGFSMPVCHPTRLTLMTGKYPFRHGQVTWGDFPKTEESTTWSNRMTENGYATYIAGKWQLCLLRDDPLHPRRLGFQHSDLFGWHEGPRFYEPMIYHDGQVREDTIGHYGPDLYVRGLIEFMKTNRERPFLAYYSMAVCHEVTDDLETPVPHGPFGRYDNYAEMVAEMDRNVGRLVVALNAFGLREKTLVVFTADNGTPPEIIIRADGKKLIRESVVSKQNGLLVPGGKKKLTDDGTNVPLIANWPGTIRPGQIIDDLVDMSDYLPTFIELSGGKLPQDREIDGVSFASRLLGTGPSPRQWAYAEEAVLPKPGGVEPDGTSSGLRWVRTARWKLYNDGRLYDLQTDLQERYPISQDQNGSETRAAREQLQAAFKELGLKSRSESCSRS, from the coding sequence ATGCTCACGCGATTTATCTTGCTAATTGCTGTGTCGGTCTGTTTTGGTGGCTCCGCATTTTCCGCCGAGCGGCCGAATATTCTTTTCATCCTGGCCGACGATGTTGGACAGGAAGTTCTGGGTTGTTACGGCGGGCAATCTTATGCCACGCCGCATCTCGATGAACTCGCACGCACTGGCATGATGTTTCGTCACGGGTTTAGTATGCCGGTGTGTCACCCAACGCGATTGACCTTGATGACAGGGAAATATCCGTTTCGACACGGCCAAGTCACCTGGGGCGATTTCCCCAAGACCGAGGAATCGACGACTTGGTCGAACCGAATGACGGAGAACGGTTACGCAACATACATCGCAGGAAAATGGCAACTCTGTTTGTTGCGGGACGATCCGTTGCATCCACGTCGGTTGGGGTTTCAGCACTCTGATTTGTTCGGTTGGCATGAAGGTCCGAGGTTCTACGAACCCATGATCTACCACGATGGCCAAGTTCGTGAAGATACTATCGGGCACTATGGCCCGGATCTCTACGTTCGCGGGCTGATCGAGTTCATGAAGACCAACCGCGAGCGACCGTTTTTGGCTTACTACTCGATGGCGGTGTGTCACGAAGTCACGGACGATCTCGAAACACCAGTCCCGCATGGTCCATTTGGACGATACGACAACTATGCAGAAATGGTGGCGGAGATGGACCGAAATGTTGGTCGATTGGTGGTCGCTTTGAATGCTTTTGGGCTGCGGGAGAAGACCCTTGTCGTCTTTACCGCCGACAACGGAACACCACCGGAAATCATCATCCGAGCGGACGGCAAGAAACTGATTCGCGAGTCTGTCGTGTCCAAGCAGAACGGCCTACTCGTGCCGGGTGGCAAAAAGAAGCTGACCGACGATGGCACCAATGTGCCGCTGATCGCCAACTGGCCGGGAACAATTCGCCCGGGGCAGATCATCGACGATTTAGTCGATATGAGTGATTATCTGCCGACGTTCATCGAACTCTCGGGGGGCAAACTCCCGCAGGATCGCGAAATCGACGGCGTGAGTTTCGCCTCACGATTGCTAGGGACCGGGCCATCTCCACGACAATGGGCGTATGCCGAAGAAGCCGTTCTTCCAAAACCGGGCGGCGTCGAACCTGATGGCACCAGCAGCGGACTGCGATGGGTTCGGACGGCTCGATGGAAACTCTACAACGACGGCCGACTCTACGATCTCCAAACCGATCTGCAAGAACGATATCCGATTTCTCAAGATCAGAACGGTTCCGAAACGCGGGCGGCACGTGAGCAACTTCAAGCGGCATTCAAAGAGCTTGGCTTGAAGTCACGGAGTGAGAGCTGCAGTCGAAGTTAG